The Deinococcus depolymerans genome includes a region encoding these proteins:
- a CDS encoding GGDEF domain-containing protein yields MTGPPERRPVPPPSRDGPLVTPEELRRRAYLLALAAGLIVLALVYTVGHLQGRTDLYTGVFIPALTIMTLFSAGWLLARRSVTVIERVMFIGMNVAHLAQILEQSLGPDPNGLALNDSPYWMLVTVCMVAHLIYSHRTAALYSAAAYIVSCALPLGALLLQARPVTAELLRVQLTVSITLIFVHTLAWYRGQFEAQRARLHLAQQLAHTDQLTGLPNRRGLYQAVEVLLDPGAGGAVLLLDLDHFKRVNDRHGHQTGDRVLIGAGQLITATLEVPGVVGRWGGEEFMAVLPGTDLLGAQVQAARLCRAFASHAWPGVGCVTVSVGVTVTRHAPGLSAGTLPPDSLPTLIARADRALYRVKEGGRNGWHAQREP; encoded by the coding sequence ATGACCGGCCCCCCCGAGCGCCGACCCGTTCCCCCGCCCAGCCGGGACGGGCCGCTCGTGACGCCCGAGGAACTGCGTCGCCGCGCGTACCTGCTGGCCCTGGCAGCCGGGCTGATCGTGCTGGCCCTCGTGTACACCGTGGGACACCTGCAGGGCCGCACGGACCTGTACACCGGCGTGTTCATTCCGGCACTGACGATCATGACGCTGTTCAGCGCCGGGTGGTTGCTGGCCCGGCGGTCCGTGACGGTCATCGAGCGGGTCATGTTCATCGGCATGAACGTCGCCCACCTCGCGCAGATCCTCGAGCAGTCGCTCGGACCGGACCCGAACGGCCTGGCCCTGAACGACTCGCCGTACTGGATGCTCGTCACGGTCTGCATGGTCGCCCACCTGATCTACAGCCACCGGACGGCAGCGCTGTACAGCGCCGCCGCGTACATCGTCAGCTGCGCCCTGCCGCTCGGAGCGCTGCTGCTGCAGGCGCGGCCCGTCACGGCCGAACTGCTGCGCGTGCAGCTCACGGTCAGCATCACCCTGATCTTCGTACATACCCTCGCGTGGTACCGCGGGCAGTTCGAGGCGCAGCGCGCCCGCCTGCACCTCGCGCAGCAACTGGCCCACACCGACCAGCTGACCGGACTGCCCAACCGGCGCGGCCTGTACCAGGCCGTGGAGGTCCTGCTGGACCCCGGTGCCGGCGGCGCGGTCCTGCTGCTGGACCTCGACCACTTCAAACGCGTGAACGACCGGCACGGCCATCAGACAGGTGACCGTGTCCTGATCGGTGCGGGCCAGCTGATCACGGCCACCCTCGAAGTGCCCGGCGTGGTCGGCCGCTGGGGGGGCGAGGAGTTCATGGCGGTCCTGCCCGGCACCGACCTCCTGGGCGCGCAGGTGCAGGCCGCGCGGCTGTGCCGCGCCTTCGCCTCGCACGCCTGGCCCGGCGTGGGCTGCGTGACCGTCAGTGTCGGCGTGACCGTCACCCGCCACGCCCCGGGCCTGTCCGCCGGGACCCTCCCGCCCGACTCCCTGCCCACCCTGATCGCCCGCGCCGACCGCGCGCTGTACCGCGTGAAGGAGGGAGGCCGGAACGGCTGGCACGCCCAGCGGGAGCCCTGA
- a CDS encoding dihydrofolate reductase encodes MFPHPEPERVGPERLGPELVGIVAVTENGVIGRDGGMPWHLPADLAHFRSLSRGKPNVMGRKVWDSLGGRPLPGRENIVLTRNEAFSAPGARVAHSPQGALALAGDAPEVAIIGGAEVYALFLPQLTRLELTVIHARLDGDTFMPDLGSGWVVTQETRRPADAANAFDLTFRTLRRH; translated from the coding sequence ATGTTCCCGCACCCTGAGCCGGAGCGGGTGGGGCCTGAACGGCTGGGGCCTGAACTGGTGGGGATCGTGGCGGTCACGGAGAACGGCGTGATCGGACGTGACGGAGGGATGCCGTGGCACCTCCCGGCCGATCTGGCGCACTTCCGCTCGCTCAGCCGCGGGAAACCGAACGTCATGGGCCGCAAGGTGTGGGATTCGCTGGGCGGGCGGCCGCTGCCGGGGCGGGAGAACATCGTCCTGACCCGCAACGAGGCGTTCAGTGCGCCGGGCGCACGGGTGGCGCACTCGCCGCAGGGCGCACTGGCCCTCGCCGGGGACGCGCCGGAGGTGGCGATCATCGGCGGGGCGGAGGTGTACGCGCTGTTCCTGCCGCAGTTGACCCGCCTGGAACTGACCGTGATTCACGCGCGGCTGGACGGGGACACGTTCATGCCGGACCTGGGCAGCGGCTGGGTGGTGACGCAGGAGACGAGGCGCCCGGCGGACGCCGCGAACGCGTTCGACCTGACGTTCCGGACGTTACGGCGCCACTGA
- a CDS encoding deaminase, whose protein sequence is MTRPTFDELGLATARLWASRSADSKVRVGACILDRHHRVVGVGYNGRAAGEPNERESLEQGQSGFIHAEVNALLAANWNGEGHTLYVTHEPCAACARLIVNSRRVGRVIFESAYRESVRVESGLPSGEQILRDAGIEVRHVPAP, encoded by the coding sequence GTGACCCGCCCGACCTTCGATGAGCTGGGGCTGGCGACGGCGCGGCTGTGGGCGTCGCGGAGTGCGGACAGCAAGGTGCGGGTGGGCGCGTGCATTCTGGACCGGCATCACCGGGTGGTGGGGGTGGGGTACAACGGGCGCGCGGCGGGCGAACCGAACGAGCGCGAGAGTCTGGAGCAGGGTCAGAGCGGTTTCATTCACGCGGAGGTGAACGCCCTGCTGGCCGCGAACTGGAACGGGGAGGGGCACACGCTGTACGTGACGCACGAGCCGTGCGCGGCGTGTGCGCGGCTGATCGTGAACTCGCGGCGGGTGGGGCGCGTGATTTTCGAGTCGGCGTACCGGGAGTCGGTGCGGGTGGAGTCGGGCCTGCCGAGCGGTGAGCAGATCCTGCGGGACGCGGGGATCGAGGTGCGGCATGTTCCCGCACCCTGA